The DNA segment AAGCCTACTACGGTGGCCCACTAGTTGGGAATGCACTCTCATCAATGCGCGAACACATGCCTCACATTGAAACTCGAGTGGCCGCAATCTTCCGTCAGGAACGCCCTATTCGCCCTCAGGGTTCTACGATTATTGAAGCCGGTGATGAAGTATTCTTCGTCGCAGCATCTCAACATATTCGTGCCGTAATGAGTGAACTTCAGCGACTTGAGAAACCCTACAAACGTATCATGATTGTAGGCGGTGGCAACGTCGGAGCCGGTCTGGCTCAAAAACTTGAGAAAAATTACAGCGTAAAATTGATTGAACGCGATCAGCAACGCGCAGCCGAACTGGCGGAGCTTTTGCAAGATACCATCGTGTTCTACGGTGATGCTTCTGATCAGGAGCTGCTGGCTGAGGAGCACATCGAACAGGTCGATGTCTTCATTGCCATCACCAACGACGATGAGGCCAATATCATGTCAGCGATGCTGGCAAAACGTATGGGCGCGAAGAAAGCGATGGTATTAATCCAACGCAGTGCCTACGTCGATCTTGTTCAGGGAAGCGTCATCGATATTGCAATTTCGCCGCAGCAAGCCACCATCTCGGCATTGCTGGGCCATGTTAGAAAAGCTGACATTGTCAGTGTGTCATCATTGCGTCGCGGTGTTGCCGAGGCCATCGAAGCCATCGCTCATGGCGACGAAACGACATCTAAAGTTGTCGGCCGTACTGTCGAACAAATAAAGCTGCCACCCGGCACGACAATTGGAGCGATTGTACGTGGCAATGAAGTGATTATTGCTAACGGGAACAGCAGGATCCAACAAGGCGATCACGTAGTCATGTTCATAACTGATAAGAAGTTTGTAAGGGATGTAGAGCGTCTATTCCAGCCGAGTCCCTTCTTTTTATAAGGCATCAATGGGTATGATTTTTTGCATTAATTAGAGTTAAGAGGGTAAGTTTTGTAGCGAAGACGCTGCAAATGGTCTTTACTTTGTTTGACACAATTGTTGAATTTGCCAAGGAGAGTTTTATGAGTTTTATGAAAGAGTTTCGTGAGTTTGCCATGCGAGGCAACGTGGTTGACCTGGCCGTTGGTGTGATCATCGGTGCTGCTTTTGGTAAAATCGTATCATCGCTGGTCGCTGATATTATTATGCCCCCACTGGGTTTGCTGATTGGTGGGGTAGACTTTAAACAGTTTGCGTTAGTGCTAAGAGAAGCTCAGGGGAACGTACCTGCAGTTGTGATGCATTACGGTGTATTCATCCAGAATATTTTTGACTTCATCATCGTCGCGTTAGCGATCTTCTGCGCAATTACGTTCATGAATAAAATGCGCCGTAAAAAGGAAGATGTACCAGCTGCACCACCGAAGCCAACGGCTGAAGAAACACTCTTAGCAGAAATACGTGACTTATTGAAAGAACAACAGACACCGAAATTCTAATGAAATCAGTGTACTAAATGAGCTTGATTTAGGAAGGGCAGTGTTGAATACTCGAACGAACACTCAACACTGCCCTCCAGATAACTTCCTTTCCCATTCTTTTCTTTACGACGGTAACTGCCTTTCCCTTTCTGATTCTTTTCAATACGTTGCTTGAATAATGGGTCATGAAGTAGTGCTTGCAACGCATTGTCCTGAATTGTGCCTCTTTGGTGTTTATAGTTACTCATGAAATCCTCTATGTAAAAAAAGATAACTGCATAAAATACCAACGAATAATACTGTGTTCATCCCTTCTTCGAAAGCGGTTTTTATACCACCTTTCCTGCCCCATCCTCCAATGCTTCTAAAATAGAGCAGCTGATGCTGGAATGAGCTGAACCACAGCATGCCTTGCTCAATCTTTGTAAAGACTCACGCATCCGCATCAACTCCTTGAGTTTGAGTTCCACTTCTGCAAGCCGCTCCTCAACAATGGACTTCGACTCTTGACAAGTGTGGTGTGCAGGATCGATACGGATTGAAAGCAGCTCCTTTATTGCTTCGAGTGTAAAACCCGTCGATTTTGCATAACGAATAAAACGCAGTCTCTGAAGGTCGCTGTCATCATACTGGCGGTATCCAGAGCCATTACGCATCGTTGAACTCATCATTCCCTGTTTTTCATAGTAACGAATAGTGTCACTAGATACATTGGCGAGCCTGGCTAATTCCCCTATTTTGAACATAATTAATCACCTTTAAACTTCTTATTTAGCTCATCTTTGTAGTGGCCATCGAGAAAATCTGTACTAATGCTTGCCTGCTGCAGTCGCAATTTAAGAACTTTTAGCCTTTTATCAAGGACATAAAACTCAG comes from the Enterobacteriaceae bacterium Kacie_13 genome and includes:
- the arfA gene encoding ribosome alternative rescue factor ArfA, producing the protein MSNYKHQRGTIQDNALQALLHDPLFKQRIEKNQKGKGSYRRKEKNGKGSYLEGSVECSFEYSTLPFLNQAHLVH
- the zntR gene encoding Zn(2+)-responsive transcriptional regulator, whose translation is MFKIGELARLANVSSDTIRYYEKQGMMSSTMRNGSGYRQYDDSDLQRLRFIRYAKSTGFTLEAIKELLSIRIDPAHHTCQESKSIVEERLAEVELKLKELMRMRESLQRLSKACCGSAHSSISCSILEALEDGAGKVV
- the trkA gene encoding Trk system potassium transporter TrkA, whose product is MKIIILGAGQVGGTLAENLVGENNDITVVDTNTVRLRQLQDKFDLRVVQGHGSHPRVLREAGAEDADMLVAVTNSDETNMVACQIAYSLFNTPNRIARIRSTEYIRESEKLFHPEAVPIDHLISPEQLVTDYIYKLIEYPGALQVVNFAEGKVSIAAVKAYYGGPLVGNALSSMREHMPHIETRVAAIFRQERPIRPQGSTIIEAGDEVFFVAASQHIRAVMSELQRLEKPYKRIMIVGGGNVGAGLAQKLEKNYSVKLIERDQQRAAELAELLQDTIVFYGDASDQELLAEEHIEQVDVFIAITNDDEANIMSAMLAKRMGAKKAMVLIQRSAYVDLVQGSVIDIAISPQQATISALLGHVRKADIVSVSSLRRGVAEAIEAIAHGDETTSKVVGRTVEQIKLPPGTTIGAIVRGNEVIIANGNSRIQQGDHVVMFITDKKFVRDVERLFQPSPFFL
- the mscL gene encoding large-conductance mechanosensitive channel protein MscL, which translates into the protein MSFMKEFREFAMRGNVVDLAVGVIIGAAFGKIVSSLVADIIMPPLGLLIGGVDFKQFALVLREAQGNVPAVVMHYGVFIQNIFDFIIVALAIFCAITFMNKMRRKKEDVPAAPPKPTAEETLLAEIRDLLKEQQTPKF